The following is a genomic window from Microtus pennsylvanicus isolate mMicPen1 chromosome 3, mMicPen1.hap1, whole genome shotgun sequence.
TCCAGTGATTCTATCTGTGCAATTCTAAATTGAAAGTTAGGTTTCTATATAAGGTAAGAGATTTGCCTAACTAAACAGTCCTGGCAAGTGTTGTATACCATTTTACATTGAGTTGAAACATTCAATATGCCTCTGCCTATGAAGAATTGTTCTCTGGATTGTGACAAACTGTGGTTTTCTCTAACAGTCTCTTTCTGTTTCAAGGAGAAGCTCTTCTGGTGAGAACTGGAAGCTATACCTATCTGTGGTTATAAGAATGTGCTTGATTccactccaaatggatcaaagacctcaacatgaaaccaaccacaatgaacctcatagaagagaaagtgaaaacagagaaaaattcagagctcaataaaaatgaataaaaagaaaaaaaacttgggTGCCACCAGAGGTAAGCCAATCAAGCAAGTGAAGGCTGTTTTGGAAAGACAGAtattgtgttctctctcttatgTGGTTCCTGGATCTTATGTTGATCTATAAAATCATGTACGTATATATGACATTAGAAGAGAACTGAAACTGCctaggagagaaaaggggaagaggaaggggaatgtGGGAGAATATACTTGATTCCAACATTTACTTGTGGGAAAATGTCCTTATGTACTACCCAGTACCATACGCAATGACTGTGTACAATGATTATTCAAAAAGTAAGTATAACTAAGCTGGTTTACTAaggagaaccctgcccccaaaagaagaaagtgggaagtacacttgactgcattggcacaggagattaCTTCCCATGTATAACCCTaatagcatagacactgagagaaacaagtaataaatgggacctcctgaaaatgtatgtaaagcaaatgacatggccaaaaagacaaaatagcagcctacataacgggaaaagatcttcaccaatatCACAACTGAccaagggctgatctccaaaatatacaaagaactctacaaattggtcatcaaaattacaaataatctaataaaaatgggtatagacctaaacacagaactctcaacaaaaatcactaaaagacacttaaggaaatgttcaacatccttagccgtcagagaaatccaaatcaaaacaactccgagattccattttacacctgtaagaatagccaagatcaaaaacacggaTTATCAACTTATGTTGGATAGGATGTGaggtaaagagaacacttctgcattgctggtgggaatgcaagctggtacagcccctttggatatcaatttggtgatttcttagaaaattaggaaacaacctacctcaagactcacaaataccacttttgggtatacacccaaaagaCACTCAATTGTACCTCAAGGACATGCGCACAACTATGCggatagcagcattgtttgtcatagttataacctggaaacaacctattgttgcccctcaaccgaagagtggataaggaaaatgtgcacatttacacaatggaggactacacagcagaaaaaataatgacatgatACTAGTAACCCAGAATACTAGAATGCATGAGATACtgagtaacccagacccagaaagagaaatatatcataagtactcactcataagtggcttttagacgaaagcaaaaggaaaaaaccagcctacatttCACAATCCCAGGTAAtctaaacaacaaagagaaccccaAAAGAGACATTCATGGATCAAATGTACATGAGAAGTGGTAAAACAGAAAATCTTTGGAGTAAATTGAGAGCCTGTGGACCTTGGGAGAGCATAGGAGAAGAGGAGAGTAGAagataggggagcagagaaaaaatatagctcaataaaaacaataaaaccaaaaaaaaaaagaaaatgtttttgaaCCCAGTTAAAAATTATACTTTGCTGAGGTGAAACTGCATTGTACTTTTACATCTGTTTGGGACGTAATTCATTAACcctgtgtgttctgttttcaGATAGAGGCTCAAGATACATCATGCTTCTGAATCACATGGGCATTAGCTAGAAATAATTTGAAAGAACCAGAGATAGCCCCTGAGTTGAGAAGCATTGCCTGACAATGATAGACcacatttctgtctttatttttgatgCATATTTTTCTCTCAATGTAGTAGTTTTCCTTGAGGGTATTTATTTAACATCTCTTGTTTGTGGCAgaattctaataaataaatattctactGCCTATCAGTTTTCAAATATACCAAGGGTAGATCAACCATGTATTTTCTCATAATAATTGTATAtttaatgcataaataaatacttgGTAACAAATGCATAGTTTTATTCTATTCAGTCCCAATGAATATGAAAAAAGCTGGATGTAATTTTGCACCTATAACAAGagaattaaaaattacatatacataaaCTTTGCAAGCAGATCGAAAAGGCAAAATGAAACATTCATATTTAGACAGGCTTTATAttagcatacacacatataacatagcatatatgtacatatatgagtAGGTTAAACATATAGGGTAACTTTCTATAGTAAGAAAATCAGTTGTGAAGATATGTCTAGTAAGGAAAAGTTATCTAATTCTGAAGACTGCTTTCCACAGGACGTGGTAAGCTGTCATAGCATAGACAAGCCTATGTTCTGGGTTTTAAGCTAATGACAATATTTGCAATGTCTGATCTGTAACCAGACAGATGATGTTTCAGATGCTGAATAAACAGGTTCAAATGCTTATGCAGGGTGAATCTGTTGCCATGACTCTGAGCAGAATAAGAGATGGGACTGTTAGTTAAGGATGTCtaagcttgtttttttgtttctttttgttgaatatttttactaattatttgaaaattttaagcaATGTGTTTTGATTACTGTCCTCCCATTATCTCATTTTTTCCCCAGATCATCCTCCCCACTCTTTACTAACACAACGTCGTGTCGTCactgacaaacaaaacaaaatgccgaGTTCCAATTGTACTGCCTATATAGTTTTAGATTTGTGGCCGTTCACTGGAACATGTTAGAAATACTGGGACTACAGCCGCAAGGAAAACtagctctccctcccccaccagctATTAATAACCAATAGCTCCTGAGGCAGTGGTGGGACTCTGTGGCCACCTTTCCGCTTCATGCTGTGATTTGTCTTGTCGAGCTTCGCAGGTGTTGTGCCTGATGTCACAAGTACTGAGTTCGTATGCAGCTGTTCTATTGTGTCTGACAAACTCTAATCCTCCAccaccactggctcttacattccTCCACCTGTTCTTATGCAGTGCTTCTCTGGGAGAGGCAGGCATGATAGGAAGAGGAACATTTAAAACCAAAGACAGAACTTGGTGatttcatatatgtttatatgaaagAGAATAATGGGACATAGTCGCTTCAGTGGGTTTGTACATAGGAGGACAGGATGAAGGAGTGAATTATGGGGAGAGCTAACACCAAAGACTTTCAGAAAAGAGTATTTTGGAAAACCTCTACTGCAGAAGATCTCTAAAGTGtaagcatatacacatatgcttatTTTCTTAACACAACTTGTTTCCAGGATTTAAATTCCAGAGAAATCAGAATGTAACAATGTTCTGTTATCTGAAATGGAAcaccaaataaaaaggaaataactgGCTTACAGGAATTGAGAAGTTGTCCTTGGAAGAGATTTAAAAGTGCAGGCCAttttgagaaggataaaaatgTTCATGAGAATTTCTTTTCATACAACTTCTTTAGAGCAAGTTTGACATCTTTATTTCTCAGGCTGTAGATCACAGGGTTCATCATGGGAACAACAATAGTATAAAAGACAGAGGACACTTTCCCTTGGTCCATGGAGCTGACTGATGATGGCTGTAAGTACATGAATGCAAGGGAGCCAAAGAAGACAGCGACAGCTGATATGTGTGAGCTGCAGGTGCTGAAGGCTTTGGACCTGCCTTCTGTGGATTTAATATGAAGAATGCTAGCAATGATGAAGATGTAAGAGGTCAGGATAGTTAGAGTTGGAACAAAGATGTTAAAAACACTGAAACACAGAACGACTActtcattaataaaaatatcagaacAGGAGAGCTCCAAGAGTGGATAAAGATCACAGAAGTAATGGTTTATTATATCAGCCTCACAGAAATGTACTCTTAGCATGCAGAGTGTGTGAGTTGTGGCACCAATCAAACCCATACTATACACCCCAAATATCATCCATGAACAGACTTGATAGGACATTGTAACATTGTAAAGCAATGGGTTACAGATGGCAACATAGCGGTCATATGCCATTGCAGCCAACATGTGACACTCTGCAATACCAAACACAAGGAAGGAGAAGAGTTGAGCCATGCATTCAGGGTAGGAGATGATGTTCTTCACTGTTACAAAGTTCACCAGCATTTTGGGGGTAATGACAGTGGAATGACAGAGGTCAATTAAGGACAGactgctgaggaagaagtacatgggtgtgtgcaggtgatAACTGATTTGTATGAGGGTGATCATGCCAAGATTCCCCACCACTGTGACCACATAGATTcctaggaagaggaagaagagaggcagctgAAGCTCTGGTTTGTCTGTTAACCCAGCAAGAATGAAGTCAGTCACTCTGGAAAGATTTGCTTGTAACATTTTCTTCTGGGAGTTCTatgtagaaagagaaggaaaaatgaactGGGTATCTATTACATTATCACATAGTGAAGCATGAATAAAGAATTCAGACTTTTATTTTGCCAAGCATCTTCAATTTTTCCAACAAATACTCCTACATGTTAGCCATTAAGACTTATCAAAAAATGGCACTTGCAATTAAATATGAGATAGTTTTGTCCCTGTTTGTGCCTTCTTCCATGAAATTGGTAGTACTAAGTACACACATAACCAAGGGGAAATCTGATGCATTTAGTGGAGTCTGATAAGAACAATTCTTGAGTTATTTGCAATTCTCTCTCTATGAATCTATAGAGAGAAAAATCTTTTCCATGTTACAATAAGAGAAACATCCACACAAAGACAAAAGACCACCAGGCCCATAACACAGCCCATCTCACACGTAATGATGCTCACCTAAAGGTTTTCCCTATAAGGATATGAACAGTTTAAGTTgtactctctctgtctttgtctctgtctctgtctctctgtctttatctctctctatctctaagCAACATTatagataaatttaaaacaattaggCAAGAACAGAAAATCAAAAGCATCTgaattcaaaaaaataataaaactacctttatatgtatatgaattaaATTTTTATACATAAAGTTCCAAGAATGTAAGAAAGAAACATAGTGGTTTATTTTAAAGGTCATAATGGAAGTGAGATCTGAGATCATGAAGAAAATTCAGCCATcataaaaatccattttaaatattatgaaaaatgaTAATACAcctaagaaaaaaactaaagatatATAGGCCATTGCACTTTAAACATGGTCAAAATGATAAATCAATACAAacatagaaagatctcccatctTCATGAATCACAATATTGAACTTTGCAAAATGGCAATGCCTCCAAAACTAGTCTAAAAGTGTATTCCTAAAGAACATACAAGATATTTCTATTACCAATAATGACATGTTGATCATATAAATTTTCCACAAAATGTAAGGGCCTGGGAATAATCAGAACAAACcggaaagagaataaaatttaaagtttcaaGTTGAAAATATACTGCAACCATTTATAATGCTGATAGTACAGTTGTGTCATGAGATAAGGAAATGGAAATTCTGGAAAAAATATACCTCTAAAAATTATTAAAGTTATGTGTTTAATATTAATTCAGTGTagggttaatttttttattacatgggCAATTAGATGAAGTtgcatattaaataataaatacataactcttcatattttaaaaacatttgaaaaatggattctatctataaatattttatctaaaaataacAATTGAAAAAATTGCAATACTAGAACTTCATACCAATAAAATTGATGACAAGTTCGAGGATAAGAAGTTACTCTCAGAGGCTACagcataaataagtaaacaaacagaaagaaatataaataaaattttaaaaaattgtgactTTAAGGACATCATAAGTAGATTAAAAATACACACTCAATGGGAAACTCTTATGAAGTAATATATCATAAGAAAAACCTTTTACAGATATAAAGAACTCTTATATCTGAATGATTAAGTGAACAAACAATCCAGGAATACAAAGTCAGATGATTTAAATTATGATTCTTCTAATGGAGAAAGGCAAAATCCCAAAAACCACTTGAAAATATGTGTACCATGACGAATCATTAAGgacttttttcttactttttaatttttttgagacattgtttctctgtgtaacagccccactTGTCTTGGaagtagcttttgtagaccagacaggcctcaaactcaaagagatctgccagATTCTGCCTtgcaagttctgggattaaaggtgtatgacaaCACCACCTGACTTCcattaaagaaattttaatagaaactttagagagaaaaaaattccacATTGATTGAAGGggtaaagacaaaataataagtGCTCACAAAGATGGGAAGAATCACAGCCTCATATTCCTGGTGAGCTTATAAAATGATACAGaagcttcagaaaaaaatttgAGAACCCTTAAAAAAGTAAAGCATAGAGTTATCACCAACTCTAACAATTTCATTATTTGACACACATCTATTTGAATTAAAACCACACCAACATAAAAAGTCATAGTAAAGTGTCTGGAGGAGCATTGCTTAATAGGCAACAATAGATGGAAGGTCTTATTGTCCAATACTTATTTTGTTCTGACTCTCCTGCTGCCTATCTCCTATAAAGAAAAATCATCCTCACTAAGGATCTCTGTACTTTTCTATAAAAGCTTAAGAACATCTAGAGACTGTTCTTAACTTGAAATCAAACTCAGAAGTGATagtatatacttttttaaaaaatgaaatctgttttattgtaGCAAGTCTCCTAGTTTTGTCTCTATTCAATATAAAGATGACTGCCTAAGCATGAGCTGAACAAGACAAACAATAGACATGCTATGTGGAGGGAGCAACGGCCATGAGGCTTTGACACTATGCAAAGCGTGAGACACCCAAGGAATGCTGAGGGTATGAGAATTTACTCTCCCCAGTGAAGAACACATAGATTGGTatgatgatataattatattataaaatgatatgattataacataaaattattttattaaaaacatttaattgtgaaaTATATGGGTTTCAAAAgtttatgcatatataattataatagtatatataatatatataatagttaTAAGGGTATATAattatagatattatatatattataatctcaaaaataaaagaagtaaaagaaaatattctgaacTTCAATGTTGATGTACTCATTACATGTCTCCTAAAATTCAAGTGTTGAAAATTTCTTCCAAGGATTAAAGCTTAatttcaacaacagaaactaCTGAAAGCCTACACACTCTTGGAAATGAAAAACTATACTAAATCATCACTAgagcaaggaaaaaataaatgaattcaaaACTTTCTGTAGTTCAATGGAAATGAATGCAAAACATACCCAGACTTATTGGACCCAGTGAAAGCTGTCCTATTTGTAAAGTACATAGAGCTACTGCCTACAGAAAGAATCTGGAGAGCCCTCATACTAGTGaattaatagcacacctgaaagatcaggagaaagaagcaaacacaacAAAGAGgagtagaaggcaggaaataatcaaccTGAGtactgaaatgaataaaataaaacaaatagaacaacgcaaagaatcaatgaaacaaagagttggttctatgagaaaatcagcaagatagacaaacccttagcAAACCAATTAAATGGCAGAGAGAGGATGCCCAAAAAACAATCAGAAATGGATAGGGAACAAAACAGCAGACCTAAGATATTCAGGGAATtgttaggtcatacttcaaaaaaaaaaaaactgtacttCATAAAACTGGAATATAATTCATCATTAAAAATCGGGTTGTGGgaactttaaaaaacaatggcaatagATCAATCAATTAATAATGTCATAAATTATTATGTgagcttgcttttctgttgctgtgctaaaattCTCTGATCTATAGCAATTTTGAGAAGGTACGAGTTAATTTCAGCTTAAATTTCTATGTCATAGTCCCCTATTGAGGAAgtaagggcaggaactcaagcaggaacggAAGCAAAAACTATGGAAGAGTGCTGTACACTGGCTTGTTTCTGATTAATGTTCAAACAACTTTCTTAAATAAGCCTGGACTACTTCCCAGGGCTTGTGCTCTCCAAGCTGGACGGGATCTTCACATTCAATTCTCTAGCAAAGAATCTCTCATATCTTGCCACAGGTTCATTTGTTCAAGACATGAAATCTTTTCAGGTGCCTCTAAACTGTTTTAAATTGATCATAAAAATTAACTAGATACTATGCTTATAAACCAAGCacacaaatacaccacaactgaaccataatctttcctttcttggttCTCAAAATCTCAATTTAATATCCCAATGCAAAAAcaccataaaatttaaaagtcccagtctttaaaaaaatgtttatcacCTTAAAAGTTTCTTTAGAAATTCAAGGTTTCCTAAATGTAGGACCATGAAAAATTCAACACAAATAAGTGCTTTTTAATTCTAAAAGTGAAGAACCAGGGCATATGAAAAAATTATACTTAAGCAAATGCACACTCCTACGGTTTGAATAAAAACCATCT
Proteins encoded in this region:
- the LOC142847111 gene encoding olfactory receptor 8G50-like; the protein is MLQANLSRVTDFILAGLTDKPELQLPLFFLFLGIYVVTVVGNLGMITLIQISYHLHTPMYFFLSSLSLIDLCHSTVITPKMLVNFVTVKNIISYPECMAQLFSFLVFGIAECHMLAAMAYDRYVAICNPLLYNVTMSYQVCSWMIFGVYSMGLIGATTHTLCMLRVHFCEADIINHYFCDLYPLLELSCSDIFINEVVVLCFSVFNIFVPTLTILTSYIFIIASILHIKSTEGRSKAFSTCSSHISAVAVFFGSLAFMYLQPSSVSSMDQGKVSSVFYTIVVPMMNPVIYSLRNKDVKLALKKLYEKKFS